From the Lactuca sativa cultivar Salinas chromosome 9, Lsat_Salinas_v11, whole genome shotgun sequence genome, the window TTCGGATCACACCCCGGTAAAACAATGGCGTATACGAGATATGTCTGGTTAGTCATCCAGCCTTGCCTTACACCAATCGGTTTGATACTCGATATATTTCCTGCCCGTTTTTGGGTTGGGTCGATTATGATCCAGTTTAAACTCAGGGATTCTTCCAAATGCGAAACTGTTGCTTCATCTGCCCCTGCAAACTCGTCAACATTCACGTTGATTGATCGCAAGATTCCATGTGCATGTTTGGATTCAATGTCATGGTTTAGTTTAATCCGTAATACCGACGACATAAACTCATCCGTTGTGTCTGTAAATTCAACTTTGGAGTAAATAGTATCATTTTGGTAACGAATGTCGACGGCTGATATGAGTTGAGATGACCAACGATGAGATGAACAGTTAAGATCATGAAGATGGTTGTGGTGGTTGACGTCGGTGACTAGGGCCGGGAAGGAGTCTTGGAAAAAAGAGCGGTGACCGGCGGAGAAAGTGGAGATGATATCATGGAGACGTGGGTCGTCGGCAATTGAGGGCCAGGTTGATTTGCAAATATGAGACCAGAGATTTTCATCGGTGCAGAGGTGTTGAAAGTATGATGATGCGGCTGCGGTGGAGGAGAGAGATAGACCGTCGAGACGTGGTAAAATGTGGGTCTGAATGATGGAGGGGTGGACATCGGAAAATGTTGTTGCCATGTTAAACAGAAGTGGtaattttgggttttgttttgggTATGGATAAGAAGCGCTGTAAATTTAGGGTGTATTTGAAACCAGTGGAAAGTGGCCCAGTCTACGTTTAATATTCTTAGTTGATTTTTTGACGAAAACAGTGTATGTGAGTTCATGGTGCAAGCTTCTAGATGCCATGATTTACGTGGCAAGATGAGAAGCTGGCTGCTTCTCCTACAGttattttgaatgaaataaacgTGTCAGGTTAATTATATTTGGATTCTAGATTCATTGTTATGGTGTTTATCTCGGTATTTGGCTGTCACTTTTGTAGTTGTTTctgattataaaatataataatatatttgttatcgTAAGCAATATAACTAAGTAATGTACAATGTGGGGCGAATCCAAGGTAGAATTCAAACCCACTTTTAACACTTACTTCCCAGTTAGGTTCAAATATATTATCAAACCCACTTTTGTTTTTTTGTTCTGATGTATCTGTAAGAAAAAGAAGATATTTAGGCCATGTGAAATGTGTCATTGCGTTTGATTTTGGAATGATCGCATATGGGATGAGTTTATTTTCAGAAGTGTCAAGTGGCGTTCAAATGGGGTGACTCTTTGGTTGGCTCCGGTTAAAAATTAGATGTGGGTGTGTAATCGCAACTTTTGATCTTTTGGTTTTGGTTGGCATTTGTGTCTCTTCAGATGTCGTCCAATTAAGTGTGCTTCCAAGCTAGTATATTGTAACAAGTTGGGGTTTTACCCCTCCTTATTACCTTCATATaataggcgaatgcccgcgcgttgtgcagaaacacctatatagttgaagtctttacaaatatatgtttttttgatataataattcgtatactaaattgatatactatattgattattttgaattatatgataatatatatatttattataactgcataatcttaaccgtttgaatgacttctacccgcaagttacacatcaataaaattaaatataatatatggtttaatgttatttatagttgttgttattgttaattaatttttaaaatttattttcttaatgttttaatttttgtcattataattatttaaaacagtaaacattgttttttgattttaaaggtaacaatataatcatttatatagagttatttttaactatttttattgtaaattattttaaactacttatttgaaaacttttgaagattataaaaatacattaggaaatattttagttaaactgagattacaatttagtttttgcatttatcacaacaatttatcacttttaactgtttacaaaatattattttgttttcttagtgaaactgaaatttatatttgagttgacattgtaatgttatatttaaattaacaatttatgtattttgttcaaactgttcaaaagttgtagctttaaactgataatggtttatatacaacaacatattaaatctactatgttaaaagttaaagacataactttataagtagaagtaaatatattattttaaaattgaaatttagtatatttatgatcacactttagttttgatatttacttaacattattaaccaacttataattattattagaaagacactacgattaatcacttttaactatttacaaaatattatttgagttgtttaagttaaaccaaaatttatatttaagttggtcctataatgttatatttaagtttataatttaaatattttatacaaattgttcaaaagttgtagctttagaATAATAATGGTTTATATCCtagaatatattaaaactaataaattaagtataatttgtaaaaagttaaaaacataactttataaggagaagtaaatatattcttttaatattgaaatttagtttatatatgattaaacttttggtttgatatttatttaatcttattaaccaacttataatcattattagaaagaaattgaaaagtcatgagagtttcaaatgaatgtggtgaaaggaaaaatacatgagagtttcaaatgaatgtggtgaaagaaaaaaaatgtttcctttataatatagtatgatatgatatgataatcCATGTGTTTATTGTCTATATAAAGGATGCATATGGTTGATATTAGATATCATTTTTGGAATAGTTATAATAAGTGAGATATATTCAGTTATTCACAATATCACTTGATTAATGAAGTAAGATTTATGCGAACAACTTGAAGTTCAAACGGCGTTTTGTTTGTTTATGGAAGCTAACATTTTAACTGTAGAGCGTGTTTggcaaaattagctgacggaaaAATTAGCTGTTAGCTAgtagcgggtagcttgtagcGGGCAGCTTGTAGCTTGTAgcattttgttaaacgctacataaagtagcatttggatttgattttttttttttaaactaaacgctagaagcttgtagtgccAAACAATGTTTTCTGTTCAAaacggagcgttttgtcaaacACTAGAAGCTAGAAGTTATTAAACGCTCCTAAAAGCTCCATGCTGAACACCCCCATAATCGTTTGAAATAAACAAAATGATTTTAATGGACGGGAATATATATAATTATCATATCAAAAGTCAAAACTAAGTTTTTAACGCTTTTATTTGCATTAATATAGTTTTGGTTATCCCTATCACTAAATTTTTAaactaaataaaatataaaatatgttttatgtataaattttaaaatataaaagatattttagtaattaaatttaaaaaagtaTTAATCATTACATACTAATAATTATAAGTGCACTCATAAGCTAATTAATTAGAATAATGATTAATGGGTAGGGATAAGCAAGAAAAGGGTATGGATAAATGAGGCCTAAGAGCATTTACGGCTACTGTCAGAATGCCGAACACCAACCAACATTTAGATCGAGCGAAAGAGAACAAAAACGGAAAGAATAAAGTGAATCACTGTCGGATATGCCGGTGCACCATTTTGACCAACAACAACGTCGGCTGTTGCTGGTTTTCCTGCCATCATTGGCGAGCAGCACAAACCAGTTTGAGGATAAAAGAAAAAAGGGATCGGAGGATGAGAGAAAAGAAGGAGTAGCAGCTAGCGTTTATAACATAACCAATTCCATATCCTCTATTTTACATTACAACCTATCAATAGTGATAATATTACATTAGAACCTTctaatattaatttattttaattcaTATATACATTGATATTAGATGATTTTTAATACACAAACataaaataaatcatataaatgATGATTACTATTAATATTTATGAGTTTATAGATACCATATTGATGAGATATGTTCCACTGGCATGGCCCAGACTGCTCTAGCGTGCCAGCCTAGCCTGACATGCTCCCGCCAGCCTTGCCTGGCGTTCTCCTGCCAGCCTCGCTGGGGACTCTCTTGTTGGTTTATATGACTAGttccagtccgatgtcattggccgcgtaccaataacaccagactggggggacttgatgagATATGGTCCATTGGCATGGCCTAGACTGATCTAGCGTGCCAGCCTGTCCTGGCGCGCTCCTGCCAGCCCTTCCTGGCGTTCCCTTGTCAGCCCTGCCTGGCGTTCCCTCGCCAGCCTTGCCTGGGGACTCCCTCGCCAAccctgctggggactctcctgccggCTCGGCCAGACGCTCCCTCACCTAGCACTCCCTTGCCATCCTCTCTTGGTGCGCGCCTGCCAGCCCTGCCTGGGGTGCGCCCGACGCCTCTGGGCGGCCTTGCccagctccttgctagttgggcctgaagGGGGCTCGGCCCAAGGCatgacctaattgtcccctatataacGAATAGTACCTCCTCCATGGAGGGGGACCTTTCCCCTGGACTCTCTCTCTCCCAAGTGATGCAGTCACCACTAGACTTCCCCATGGCTCGGCCGCCACTACACCCCGGCCGGGTGGCTTAGCCGCCACCCGCCGCTGTCAGCCACCAGCACCGAGATGGTTCTCTCCGgctatggaggaccatctcagatcttctagctgatctaacttgaccgtcggagcccgCTCCCAGGGCACAGTCCCTGGGGCGGCTCTAACGCGTCTCTCTGATTGTGACTAGCAGATCTCCGCCATAGCAGAAGACCAAAAGCGCCGCCGGAGGTCCATGTtccatcatttggcgccatcccgGACTCGAGCAAGTAGCAAAAGCCTCAGTTGGCCTCAAGCTCGTTCTTGTCTAGATTTGATCAGATCTGTTGTTCTTCACATCAGGTTTTCCTCAGATCTATTCATTTCTAGCACCATTTGCTTCAAATTCGTTTGGCTTTTGCCAAGATCTGTTCAAATCGATGTGGTTCTTGACAAGATCTTTTTAGATCTGTCTAACCATCGTTTAGATCTCTTGATCTGCCAAGTTTTATGATCTGTTTACGTTTTCTCTCTTAAATCTTCAGATCTGTATTGTCTTTTGCTCAGATATCTAGATATGTTTTGTTTTAGTTCATCTGAGCAACTCTCAAGTCTTAAAAGACTTTATCAGATCTCATTTTCGTCTATGTTTGGGTGTGTTCTTCAGCAAGTAGTGAAGAAAGAATCTCTTATGAGTTCCTTAACCCATTTTCGTTTTTATTTTCGTGTTTCATATTACTAGAAACTCGTTCTTTACTTAAGATTTTTTATGTATAACCTTACTCCTAGCAACATTTGTTTGTAAACAAAGCTGGGATGCTTGTACATCTAGTTCTTActtatttttgttgatttttctGGTGTTTTCCCTTACAAATTTAAAGAAGGAAAACAAAAAACTTCCAGATCTTTTTTTTGTTCATACTTTGATAGCTTGTTAAGCAAGCTGAAGAGTGAAGAGAAGCAAAAAAGTTTTCTGAGAAAAATAGTTTACTAAATCCGTTTTTGCTTTTTAttttgaggtttttttttttttttttttttcagaaagatGAGAAGGAAAAAGGCTTCTTATGAGTTTTATCTCATCATTTGTTCACATATTCTCAGAAAACCCCTTTCCAAGTGGTGCATTTTCATGTGTGTTTTTACTTTATGTATGGCTTGTACAAAACCCTCATAAAgaaaagagaagagagagaagcTTTGATGGGTCTTAACCCACCTTcagtttatatattttttttttcagaaaatcccATTCAATTTATGATTTTCAAAGTTTACCAAAGTTGTTCATATTTAAATTCATTTCAGTAATGATTTGTGGGTATAAATGGGTTTAAGTTGTAAAAACAGCAGTGAAGCTTGTGCATTTCAAAACCCATGAGATAGTATTTTTACCTTAAAAATTTACTCTATCATCTCCAAAATTTGCTGCTTAGTAAAAAAAAAGAAGGGGGTGGAGAGGAGTTCTATAAGAAGAACTGATAactgtaaaagaaaaaaaaatcttgtcAGCTGTTGACCATCTTTCAGATATTATATTACCAAAAGTTAATTTTAGTAATCAATCTAAATATACAAATTTCTTTATGTTGTGCTGTAACTAGTAAAAGTTATTTTATAGTTTTACCATTTTCGTTAATGGTTATAATATAAAAAAGAGTGTGTATACAGAGAAAATCACATTTACAGCTCATATATTCATGGCAAATCACGCAAATACATCAAAAAGGGTATATGTCATGTCTATCTAACAAAAAAGAGGTAAGGGTGCACAGTGCACTAGACTAGTGACAAGACAAGGGATATAGCTGTCTACAGAAGTCAGAAACAAGGGACTCCCATCTGGTCCAATCCCTTATgcacataaaaaataaaacagtCGGGACCCATCTAGCACACTCTTTCCTTGGAACACGATGCATCCGGTGGACAACCTCTAGCCCCGATGGCCTAGCCTAGGCAACAATAACCCCCACCAAACCTCGTCGGATCACCTGCAGCCGACAGGAAACTCCAAGCTCCAGAGTCGCGGATCACAGCCGCCATCATCGGTGTCTCTCGGCCAGCCGGCAAAGGCAGCTCTAACTTTAGTGACCATCGTCACCACCAGACAACCTGCAACCAAATCACCACCAACCGTCAATCACCATCGCGAGGCAGTCCTAGTAACAGGCGTCATCCACAGCGAGACCAACATCTAGCAACGCATCATTGACCGAATCAGCTGCCTGCCATAACCCATCCATTGTTTGCTACCCCAAGGGACAACTTTGTATCGTTGAACAATTTCAAGCGATGACCCAGCAAGTCGCCGCCGTTCCCCAGCACACGACACCCAAGAACAATCAATCGCCGGCCTGCTGTGTTCGAGTAGTCGCCACCTATCGGATCTAAGACATCACCAAAATATCACCGGAACCACCCATCAACCAAACTAGCCCCAGCGCTCGTCGCTGCCGGACTCACAACTCCATTCACCTTGATGACCCCCAGCAACCATTGCTTCACAGCAGTGCCGGCACCAGCAACGGTCACTGGTCATCTTTAACGCCTCCAGCAGCAACCGTTTTCCTCAACCCCGTTACCGGTGGTACTGACTGATCTGTTGAACTTACTTCAAACATAACCACCGACTAGAGCCATATCATTTCCGATCGCCACCCACTAAGAGCTTCTCTCCCATCACCACCAAATCACATCCAACCGGCGACTCAACTGATTAGTGTCGATGGCTAGATCGCTGCCGTTTCCTTTCTTCTTTGTGGAATTCTTGGAACAGATCGTGAGAGTAAGGGGGAAGATCGGCTGTAAGATAAAAGTCAAAACACATTTTTGATACCCATGGACGTTTAAACGCACGTACACAACGAAAAAGGGATTTGGGCCTCCAACTCCATAAACCCTAACAGGCTGCATATGGGCTTTCATTTCTTTTCGGGCTCATCCTATCTCAAATGGatccatatatataataaaaaaaatcagccACTTAAATACTCGCATACCACAAGTTCCGTTCAATAgaatacacttttaaaatatgtaTCACGACCCAGACCACTAGACGTTTTAAAAAAAATGGGGGAGGGAGAAGAGTAGTACATTGCTACTACTAGCCGTGAAGTGTTTCGAGATAGCCATTAGTAATTGCTTGTGCGGTCATCAGCAGCCACCACTAGACTTCCCCATGGCTCAGTCGCCACTATACTCCGgccgggtggctcagccgccacccgccgccgtcagccaccaccagcaccaagatggttccctccagctatggaggaccatctcagatcttctaGCGGATCTAACTTGACCATCCGAGCCCGCTCCCGGGGCACAATCCCTGGGGAGGCTCTAACGCATCTCTCTGATTATGACTAGCAGATCTCCGCCGTAGCATAAGACCAAAAGCGCCGCCGGAGGTTGATGTTCCATTGGCATGGCTTGATGAGATATGTTCCACTGGCATGGCCCAGACTGCTCTAGCGTGCCAGCCTAACCTGGCACGCTCCTGCCAGCCTTGCCTGGCGTTCTCCCGCCAGCCTTGCCTGGCGTTCTCCTGCCAGGCTCGCTGGGGACTCTCCTGTTGGTTTATATCACTAGTTCCAGTCCGATATCATTGGCCGCgtaccaataacaccagactggggggacttgatgagATATGGTCCACTGGCATGGCCTAGACTGATCTAGCGTGCCAGCTTGTCCTGGCGCGCTCCTGCTAGCCCTGCCTGGCGTTCCCTTGTCAGCCCTGCCTGGCGTTCCCTCGCCAGCCTTGCCTGGGGACTCCCTCGCCAGccctgctggggactctcctgccggCTCGGCCAGGCGCTCCCTCGCCTGGCACTCCCTTGCTATCCTCTCTTGGTGCGCGCCCGCCAGCCCTGCCTGGGGCGCGCCCGACGCCTCCGGGCGGGCTTGCccagctccttgctagttgggcctgaagGGGGCTCGGCCCAAGGCatgacctaattgtcccctatataatgaatattaaCTCCTCCATGGAGGGGGACCTTTCCCCTGGACTCTCTCTCTCCCAAGTGGTGCAGTCACCACTAGACTTCcccatggctcagccgccactacACCCTGgccgggtggctcagccgccacccgccGCCGTCAGCCACCAGCACCgagatggttctctccagctatggaggaccatctcagatcttctagctgatctaacttgaccgtcggagcccgCTCCTGGGGCAGCTCTAACGCGTCTCTCTGATTGTGACTAGCAGATCTCCGCCGTAGCAGAAGACCAGAAGCGCCGCCGGAGGTCCatgattattattaatatttatgtATTACTGGTAAATAaactaaataaaatataaaatatgttttatgtataaattttaaaatataaaagatattttagtaattaaattttaaaaagtaTTAATCATTACATACTAATAATTATAAGTCCAATCATAAGCTAATTAACTAGAATAATGATTCATGGGTAGGGATAAGCAAGAAAGGGGAAGTGACTTGTTAGTCCGTATTCATATTTTGCGGAACTGTTTAGGCAATCCGAGGAAGTGACTTGTCAGTCCGTAGAAGTTATTGAACTGGCAGTCCGCATAACTAAATGAATTGGCAGTCCGCGTAATTGACTTGGCAGTCCACGTAACTGACATGTCAGCCTGGGTAACTGACTTGACAGTCTGCGTAACTGACTTATCAATCCGCATAACTGACTTGGCGGTCTGCATAACTGACTTGGCAGTCCGCATAACTGACTTATTAGTCTGCATAACTGACTTGACAGTCTGTGTAAATGATTTGTCAGTCCTCATAACTGACTTGACAGTCACCATAACTGACTTATCAGTCTGCATAACTGACTTGGCAGTCCGCGTAAATGATTTGGCAGTCCGCATAACTGGTTAAAAGGAACCGAAACATGGTATCATCTAAATTGTTGTTCTTGTAGACATTAATATATGCACGAGTAAGAAGCAAATACTCCTAAACGGTCCATGGTTTTGAACCCATTGTAAAAGATAAAAAGTAGATGAAGCGATATAGATTAGATGAAATGAtacccatttttgagtcattTTATAGTGAAATGACAGTTTGCGGAAGTGACTTGGCAGTCCATGaaacaaatataataacaaaataaataagaaaCATATTTGTATTAAACAAAATTActaaaacatgtatttcatattaatatatacaaAGTTCCTAAAATCAAGATATATAGTATCCCAAATAATATTTGTCATCCTATTTCTGTAGAGAAATCCCACATCTCTACGTACCTTATCAATATTCACCGGTACCCTCGAAACAATCATTTCCATAAACATACATACGGATACTCCACAATCCTATTTATCTTCAATATATTCCTGCTGTGGCGCGTCTATAGTATCAACAAACTCGACAATTGCGTTGGCTTTGTGTCCATCAGGGAAATCATTCCAGTACTCAATCACATCTAGCTCTGAGATAATACTATCCCCAAAACTTTTTAATTCTCCACCAATCAAGTCCTTTGAGAAGAAATTCATAGATCGTGCTGAATCATAAATGTGTACTTTCCAGGTATTTAAATGTAGCACTGCCAAAAACCAATGGACACCAACAACGTTTATGGGGAATAGTACCTgcgaacaaaaaaaattaaatagtcGTAAattcagttatatatatatatatatatatatatatatatatatatatatatatatatatatatatatatagatgatcaaatgagaacacctaaaaggttgagaacgcgagaacagttgtggaccaatcattttataagggtatattagtaactttatataaatattaattaatgatttcctaaaatctagagataatgattttaattacctaaaaaaattaatagttcTTTTTAGATaatgaaatatatataattttttttatgatgaTTTTTCCGAAAAATAATTTATGACTGTGTCTTTTTCTTTAAAAGGAAATCGGTACAACTCAAATCACAAATGAATCCACTTTTATTTACAATCCCATTTTAATACACTTTTATTcacaatcacaaatgaatatacactGTTATTCACAAATATCACAAATAGATATTGTtttaatcacaaatgaatataacaaAATAGTACATAAATTACATCTAAAAAAATGATAAACACGAATTTATGTTCATTATCATTTATTCAACCAAGATACAAACACCTTTAATCAATATTGAATACAGTTCAATCACAAATGAAATATACttctaatcaaaaatgaaattacaATACATAAATTAGTTGTTTTTCTATCAGCATAAGAGAATACATATATGAAACATCAAGCTCCCTTTTCTTGAAAATTTGCTTCCAATTGCTATTTGGTTTCCTTATTTCTTCTCAATGGACCTAACACAAAAATCACTGGATCAATTCATCAGTTTTAACCTTTTATCAACGACCATTGTCTATGAAGTATGAAATTTTTTAAATAGATATGATCTTACTTGTATTGTTAGTAGAAATTGGTGAGATTGAAAACCATAACTTTGAGTAATCTTGTTGGTTCATTTATCTTCTTTAGTATCCAAAACCTACATCAAGTGTTATAATCATTAATGCATCAAAGTGTTATAATCATTAATGAAAGGGACTTAATGCTTACCTCTTGATCTTTGGATCGCTAGTAATCATTAACTATTAATGATGTTGGTGCTTTTTGCCTTTTGTATTGCATCCAAATCTTGCTTTTATCGTCTCATGCTACCTTCTTGATTTATATGCCTCTTATAATCAACTCAACTATGAGTTAGACTGAGACTCAACCAACTTTGATTTATGATTTTCTGCTAGTATCCAACATCACACCAAAAAACAAAGGCATTTGTGATCATTGTTATTCTTAAATTTATTCATGTAAAATGAGTTCatagatattaaaaaaaacaattcacAAACTATAATAATATATAGGGAATGTATATATACATCTTCATTTATTCACGAACGCTTGTATATATGGTTATAGTTATATTCATGTATAATTATAGCTATATTCATGTATGATTATtgcagaaaaagaagaaaaaaaaacaaatggcAAACAGATAGATATATTTAAGTAATTTTGTTTGCATCAATAGAAAGAAATTTGAATGTTCTATTGTTTTTGCTTGTCATTGAGGGTGTAGCAAAAGTTTAGGTTTgattttcattcattgaatatcgttagaaaaaagaaataaaagaaaagatTGAGAAAGAATCGAACATGCATTCAAGTTCCAGTTTTCTGAATTCGGGCATTTCATCGAGCACCTTATGTGCACAACTTACTTCTTCCCCTATTAGTCGATTTAAATGAGTAAAGTACCATACCTGAGAAACATGCACATGAAAAAGAACGTCGCCTCTTGAATCTAGATGTAGGTCTGGGATATTTGAAACCAAAACGATATGCAATCAAGTATTTGCTCGAATAGGGGAAGAAGATAAGCTGTATGCGATTTATGTATCGAATTTGAAATCCAATTTATGTATAGAATTACCTGTATGTGATTCAAACGACACATTGGAAATCGAGAGATTCACTTTGGAAATCGATACATTGGCACAATACCCGTCGAtcgatgtgacaacctgaaatttattccgtcgctGTAACCCATTTTCGTTAAtagaatttttttattattattattgttattaaaatttccgttaacatttgggttagacaaatcaattaatgttttattttatttttagtgtcaaaatgaaataaataaaaacacgtgtaaTACCGTCAAAATTATttgagaaaaattttagtttactactaagtcgggttacgaccatctaatcgggtaaaattttaaaattccgTTTAACATTGG encodes:
- the LOC128129078 gene encoding F-box protein At2g27310-like, with translation MATTFSDVHPSIIQTHILPRLDGLSLSSTAAASSYFQHLCTDENLWSHICKSTWPSIADDPRLHDIISTFSAGHRSFFQDSFPALVTDVNHHNHLHDLNCSSHRWSSQLISAVDIRYQNDTIYSKVEFTDTTDEFMSSVLRIKLNHDIESKHAHGILRSINVNVDEFAGADEATVSHLEESLSLNWIIIDPTQKRAGNISSIKPIGVRQGWMTNQTYLVYAIVLPGCDPNKMVQCRIQVVLAVAAGGVGLHVKEVMLELMDLDFCRLKGRDFLVIIQGALSEENNVRRKMVDAEESRRLYQVFKRISINSHSDMQSTKIQSNVHELHSNIGTLCRCLLQRLFHLMKVRIQCIVIRLKVFEFVSCVIFVVILLWLIDLFPVD